In Streptomyces nodosus, one DNA window encodes the following:
- a CDS encoding D-arabinono-1,4-lactone oxidase encodes MTETVTNWAGNITYAAGELHRPGTLDALRSLVAGAARVRVLGSGHSFNEIAEPGAGGVLLSLAGLPAEIDVDPAARTVRVGGGVRYAELARVVHGHGLALHNMASLPHISVAGSVATGTHGSGVANGSLASAVREVELVTADGSTLRIGRGEDRFDGAVTALGALGVVTALTLDLEPGFEVEQHVFTELPLEGLDFETVAASAYSVSLFTDWRAPGFRQVWLKRRTDQPLPDFPWAAPATEAMHPVPGMPAVNCTRQFGVPGPWHERLPHFRADFMPSSGAELQSEYLLPRGHALDALHALDAIRTTVAPVLRTCEVRTVAADAQWLSPSYGRDTVALHFTWIEDTAAVLPVVRQVEAALDPFQARPHWGKVFTVPAGVLRERYPRLDDFAALTGALDPEGTFRNAFVRESLGLR; translated from the coding sequence ATGACCGAGACCGTGACCAACTGGGCGGGCAACATCACCTACGCCGCCGGGGAGCTGCACCGCCCGGGCACGCTCGACGCGCTGCGCTCCCTCGTCGCGGGCGCCGCGCGGGTGCGGGTGCTCGGCAGCGGGCACTCCTTCAACGAGATTGCCGAGCCGGGCGCCGGCGGCGTACTGCTCTCGCTGGCCGGGCTGCCCGCCGAGATCGACGTCGACCCGGCGGCCCGTACGGTGCGGGTCGGCGGGGGCGTACGGTACGCCGAGCTCGCCCGGGTGGTGCACGGCCACGGGCTGGCGCTGCACAACATGGCCTCCCTGCCGCACATCTCGGTGGCGGGCTCGGTGGCCACCGGCACCCACGGTTCGGGTGTCGCCAACGGCTCGCTCGCCTCGGCCGTACGCGAGGTGGAGCTGGTCACCGCCGACGGCTCGACCCTGCGGATCGGCCGGGGCGAGGACCGTTTCGACGGCGCCGTGACCGCGCTCGGCGCGCTGGGCGTGGTCACCGCGCTCACCCTGGACCTGGAGCCCGGCTTCGAGGTCGAACAGCATGTGTTCACCGAACTACCCCTGGAGGGGCTGGACTTCGAGACCGTGGCGGCGTCGGCGTACAGCGTGAGCCTGTTCACCGACTGGCGCGCGCCGGGCTTCCGCCAGGTCTGGCTGAAGCGGCGCACCGACCAGCCGCTGCCGGATTTCCCGTGGGCCGCGCCCGCCACCGAGGCGATGCACCCCGTGCCGGGCATGCCGGCGGTCAACTGCACCCGGCAGTTCGGCGTTCCGGGCCCCTGGCACGAGCGGCTGCCGCACTTCCGGGCGGACTTCATGCCGAGCAGCGGTGCCGAACTCCAGTCGGAGTATCTGCTGCCACGCGGGCACGCCCTGGACGCGCTGCACGCCCTGGACGCGATCCGTACGACGGTGGCGCCGGTGCTGCGGACCTGCGAGGTGCGCACGGTCGCCGCCGACGCGCAGTGGCTGAGCCCCTCCTACGGGCGGGACACCGTGGCCCTGCACTTCACCTGGATCGAGGACACGGCCGCCGTGCTGCCCGTGGTGCGGCAGGTCGAGGCGGCGCTGGACCCCTTCCAGGCCCGACCGCACTGGGGCAAGGTCTTCACCGTGCCGGCCGGGGTGCTCCGCGAGCGCTACCCCCGGCTCGACGACTTCGCGGCGCTGACCGGGGCGCTGGACCCGGAGGGCACCTTCCGCAACGCGTTCGTGCGCGAGTCCCTGGGGCTGCGCTGA
- a CDS encoding radical SAM protein, with protein sequence MASRTALVEDLMERFPQVPREAVFKEDLLRGGVAFDASALSDNEGGEVKPKSYFIFSFDHGTLPELGEAALRRPPEEIILTGGPYDLRRTVVSVRVNPSSPYRVAADGEGLLGLYLDGRRIADVGVPPMPEYYRHTLSNGKSVMEVAPTIQWGYLIYLTVFRVCQYFGAKEECQYCDINHNWRQHKAAGRPYTGVKDVEEVLEALEIIDRYDTQKASTAYTLTGGAVTSKVAGRDEADFYGHYAKAIEERFPGRWIGKVVAQALPKDDVQRFKDYGVQIYHPNFEVWDRRLFELYCPGKERYVGRDEWHRRILDSAEVFGARNVIPNFVAGVEMAEPFGFTTVDEAIASTTEGLRFFMSHGITPRFTTWCPEPTTPLGKANPQGAPLEYHIRLLEAYRATMDDFGLASPPGYGPPGPGRAVFSVSSFMDSLSAEESAEGSSDEGAGDGAGQRSLA encoded by the coding sequence ATGGCCAGCCGGACCGCACTGGTCGAGGATCTGATGGAGCGCTTTCCGCAAGTACCGCGGGAAGCCGTCTTCAAGGAGGATCTGCTGCGCGGGGGTGTCGCCTTCGACGCGTCCGCTCTCTCCGACAACGAGGGCGGCGAGGTCAAACCCAAGTCGTACTTCATCTTCTCCTTCGACCACGGCACCCTGCCCGAGCTGGGGGAGGCCGCGCTGCGCCGCCCGCCCGAGGAGATCATCCTCACCGGCGGCCCCTACGACCTGAGGCGGACCGTGGTCTCCGTACGGGTCAACCCTTCCTCGCCCTACCGGGTGGCCGCCGACGGGGAGGGGCTGCTCGGGCTCTACCTCGACGGGCGCCGGATCGCGGACGTCGGGGTGCCGCCCATGCCGGAGTACTACCGGCACACCCTGTCCAACGGGAAGTCCGTGATGGAGGTGGCCCCGACCATCCAGTGGGGTTATCTGATCTATCTCACCGTCTTCCGTGTCTGCCAGTACTTCGGCGCCAAGGAGGAGTGCCAGTACTGCGACATCAACCACAACTGGCGCCAGCACAAGGCGGCCGGGCGTCCCTACACCGGGGTGAAGGACGTCGAGGAGGTCCTCGAGGCGCTGGAGATCATCGACCGGTACGACACCCAGAAGGCGTCCACCGCCTACACCCTCACCGGCGGCGCGGTCACCTCCAAGGTCGCGGGCCGTGACGAGGCCGACTTCTACGGGCACTACGCCAAGGCCATCGAGGAACGCTTCCCGGGCCGCTGGATCGGCAAGGTGGTCGCCCAGGCCCTGCCGAAGGACGACGTCCAGCGGTTCAAGGACTACGGGGTGCAGATCTACCACCCCAACTTCGAGGTGTGGGACCGGCGTCTGTTCGAGCTCTACTGCCCGGGCAAGGAGCGCTATGTCGGCCGTGACGAGTGGCACCGGCGCATCCTGGACTCGGCCGAGGTCTTCGGCGCCCGCAATGTGATCCCCAACTTCGTGGCGGGCGTGGAGATGGCCGAGCCCTTCGGCTTCACCACGGTCGACGAGGCGATCGCCTCGACCACGGAGGGCCTGCGCTTCTTCATGTCGCACGGCATCACCCCCCGGTTCACCACCTGGTGCCCGGAGCCGACGACCCCGCTCGGCAAGGCCAACCCGCAGGGCGCGCCGCTGGAGTACCACATCCGTCTGCTGGAGGCCTACCGCGCCACCATGGACGACTTCGGGCTCGCCTCGCCCCCCGGCTACGGCCCGCCTGGACCCGGCCGCGCGGTGTTCTCCGTCAGCTCCTTCATGGACAGCCTCTCGGCGGAGGAGAGCGCCGAGGGGAGTTCGGACGAAGGCGCCGGCGACGGTGCCGGACAGCGGTCCCTGGCCTGA
- a CDS encoding malonic semialdehyde reductase codes for MSLVLDPTAQDLLFREARTANTFTDEPVTDEQVQAIYDLVKYGPTSMNQSPLRVTLVRSPEARERLVQHMMEGNRPKTAAAPLVAILSADNEFHEELPYLFPHFPEAKDAVFGDRSVRENQAGLNAALQAAYFIIGVRAAGLAAGPMTGLDFEGVRKEFLDDDHTPLMVVNIGKPGEDAWFPRSPRLEFDQVVTTV; via the coding sequence ATGTCGCTCGTTCTTGACCCCACCGCCCAGGATCTGCTCTTCCGCGAGGCCCGCACGGCGAACACCTTCACCGACGAACCGGTGACCGACGAGCAGGTCCAGGCGATCTACGACCTGGTCAAGTACGGCCCGACGTCCATGAACCAGTCGCCGCTGCGCGTCACCCTGGTCCGCTCCCCCGAGGCGCGTGAGCGCCTGGTCCAGCACATGATGGAGGGCAACCGGCCGAAGACCGCCGCCGCCCCCCTGGTCGCGATCCTCTCCGCGGACAACGAGTTCCACGAGGAGCTGCCGTACCTCTTCCCGCACTTCCCCGAGGCCAAGGACGCCGTCTTCGGCGACCGCTCGGTGCGGGAGAACCAGGCCGGCCTCAACGCCGCCCTGCAGGCCGCGTACTTCATCATCGGCGTCCGTGCCGCGGGCCTCGCCGCCGGCCCGATGACCGGCCTGGACTTCGAGGGCGTCCGCAAGGAGTTCCTGGACGACGACCACACCCCGCTGATGGTCGTCAACATCGGCAAGCCGGGCGAGGACGCCTGGTTCCCGCGCTCCCCGCGCCTGGAGTTCGACCAGGTCGTCACCACGGTCTGA
- a CDS encoding ROK family protein produces MRRTSRDIRTANRSEVLRRIIARSPASRQELAAATGLSLATVATLVGELLDLRMITEVGYEDSAGGRPRGLVAVDASGGVLIGVDIAETYVRVELFDLALTPRARDEQEMRPGENRPEQVVARVVAGVGAVVARAGEAASRVLGIGVGVPGQIDRDRGVCAYAANWDWHEVPLLELLAEHLAHPLYLDNPLRACTVAELWFGAARGREDAVVVNLGTGVGAGLALGGGLHRGVSNSAGEWGHTTLVPDGRPCHCGNHGCVEAYAGAPGIMRSLRELDPGSPLLHPEDQTATIDALARGVAARDPVALEVVRITAGHLGTGIADLVNLLNPEVVVLSSWVAATLGEPLLDEVRKAVGRYALGRPFAATEIVLSPVPTDPVCLGAATFALEGALRSAGRRPAHRTAPPVRRSAPSP; encoded by the coding sequence ATGAGACGCACCTCGCGCGACATTCGCACCGCGAACCGGTCCGAGGTGCTGCGCCGGATCATCGCCCGCTCGCCCGCCTCCCGGCAGGAGCTGGCCGCCGCCACCGGGCTGAGCCTGGCCACGGTCGCCACCCTGGTCGGTGAGCTGCTGGACCTCCGGATGATCACCGAGGTCGGCTACGAGGACTCGGCGGGCGGCAGGCCGCGGGGACTGGTCGCGGTCGACGCCTCGGGGGGCGTGCTGATCGGCGTCGACATCGCGGAGACCTATGTGAGGGTCGAGCTGTTCGACCTGGCGCTGACCCCGCGCGCCCGCGACGAGCAGGAGATGCGTCCCGGTGAGAACCGCCCGGAGCAGGTCGTGGCCCGGGTGGTGGCGGGCGTCGGCGCGGTGGTCGCCCGGGCGGGGGAGGCGGCCTCCCGGGTGCTGGGCATCGGGGTCGGTGTGCCCGGGCAGATCGACCGCGACCGGGGGGTGTGCGCCTACGCCGCCAACTGGGACTGGCACGAGGTGCCGCTGCTCGAGCTGCTCGCCGAGCACCTCGCCCACCCCCTGTACCTGGACAATCCGCTGCGCGCCTGCACGGTGGCCGAGCTGTGGTTCGGGGCGGCCCGGGGGCGCGAGGACGCCGTGGTCGTCAATCTGGGCACGGGGGTCGGAGCCGGGCTCGCCCTGGGCGGCGGACTGCACCGCGGGGTCAGCAACAGCGCGGGTGAGTGGGGCCATACGACGCTGGTTCCGGACGGCCGGCCGTGCCACTGCGGCAACCACGGCTGTGTGGAGGCCTATGCCGGGGCGCCCGGCATCATGCGCAGCCTGCGGGAGCTCGACCCCGGCAGCCCGCTGCTGCACCCCGAGGACCAGACCGCCACGATCGACGCCCTCGCCCGCGGGGTCGCCGCGCGGGACCCGGTCGCCCTGGAGGTCGTACGGATCACCGCGGGCCATCTCGGCACCGGCATCGCCGACCTGGTCAATCTGCTCAACCCCGAGGTGGTGGTGCTCAGCAGCTGGGTCGCGGCCACGCTCGGCGAGCCGCTGCTGGACGAGGTGCGGAAGGCCGTCGGCCGGTATGCGCTCGGCCGCCCGTTCGCGGCCACCGAGATCGTGCTGTCCCCCGTTCCCACCGACCCGGTGTGCCTGGGAGCCGCGACCTTCGCCCTGGAGGGCGCACTCCGCTCGGCCGGCCGGCGGCCCGCCCACCGCACCGCGCCGCCCGTACGCCGCAGCGCACCGTCCCCCTGA
- a CDS encoding cellulose-binding domain-containing protein, translating to MSDLPTPQDAAEAALFSECWDAVLSYADLCTSGSVAGRQLATEAFTHGIQEIRATDARGRTTGRRTPRLPGIPLLLTAVRTTAMAWEAQGHGQRLDPELRLWLNSEKAARYAGPPLTRPLALRGLKDMQEPDAALLWLAEVEALPLSDVARRLHLDPARAAAELDQVRALFRDRCRRSHLDAPMASDCRRYAGLLDAVTRSPAAETPEDLSRHLALCVECAEAAACLRLHGGGTPAALASGVIGWGGLAYLERRRRAAEAGLSGGRADAGTDRGIAPGIVTRPRIGRTGILVGAVIVSALALTVSLLQSGASGGDEDTRGDAADQSAAVPAPPSSDASSGDDTFGSSSTSRPAGPETATGDDDSDTEPQGESTSPVDDPSAGLGTVLGTSTACRVAYQVVNEWTDGFQASVTVTSARALDDWSLAWTFADGQHITQMWDATYGQADGQVTAKAVEYNKRVAADDSVAIGFVSTRNGTNSAPRAFTVNGARCSTVG from the coding sequence ATGTCTGACCTGCCGACCCCCCAGGATGCCGCCGAGGCCGCACTGTTCTCGGAGTGCTGGGACGCGGTGCTGTCCTACGCCGACCTGTGCACCTCCGGTTCGGTGGCCGGCCGGCAGCTGGCCACCGAGGCGTTCACCCATGGCATCCAGGAGATACGTGCCACCGACGCCCGGGGGAGGACCACCGGGCGCCGCACCCCCCGGCTGCCCGGGATCCCCCTGCTGCTCACGGCGGTGCGCACCACCGCCATGGCCTGGGAGGCGCAGGGGCACGGGCAGCGGCTCGACCCCGAGCTGCGCCTGTGGCTCAACTCCGAGAAGGCCGCCCGCTATGCCGGGCCGCCCCTGACGCGTCCGCTGGCCCTGCGCGGGCTCAAGGACATGCAGGAGCCCGACGCGGCGCTGCTGTGGCTGGCCGAGGTGGAGGCGCTGCCGCTGTCCGACGTGGCCCGCCGGCTCCATCTGGACCCGGCGCGCGCGGCTGCCGAACTCGACCAGGTGCGGGCGCTGTTCCGGGACCGTTGCCGGCGCAGCCACCTCGATGCGCCGATGGCCTCCGACTGCCGGCGCTATGCCGGACTCCTCGACGCGGTCACCCGCTCTCCGGCGGCCGAGACACCCGAGGACCTCTCCCGGCACCTGGCCCTCTGTGTGGAGTGCGCGGAGGCCGCGGCCTGTCTGCGCCTGCACGGCGGAGGCACCCCGGCGGCGCTGGCGAGCGGGGTGATCGGCTGGGGCGGGCTGGCCTATCTGGAGCGGCGGCGCAGGGCCGCGGAGGCCGGGCTGAGCGGCGGACGCGCGGACGCCGGCACGGACCGGGGCATCGCCCCGGGGATCGTGACACGGCCCCGGATCGGCCGGACCGGCATCCTGGTCGGCGCGGTGATCGTGTCCGCGCTGGCGCTCACCGTGTCGCTGCTGCAGAGCGGTGCCTCGGGCGGCGACGAGGACACGCGCGGCGACGCCGCCGACCAGTCGGCCGCCGTACCGGCCCCGCCGTCCTCCGACGCGTCCTCGGGTGACGACACCTTCGGCTCCTCGTCGACCTCGCGCCCCGCGGGCCCGGAGACGGCCACCGGGGACGACGACTCCGACACGGAACCGCAGGGCGAGTCGACGAGCCCCGTGGACGACCCCTCCGCCGGTCTCGGCACGGTCCTCGGCACCTCGACCGCCTGCCGGGTGGCCTACCAGGTGGTCAACGAGTGGACGGACGGCTTCCAGGCCTCGGTCACCGTCACCTCCGCCCGGGCGCTCGACGACTGGAGCCTCGCCTGGACGTTCGCGGACGGCCAGCACATCACCCAGATGTGGGACGCCACCTACGGCCAGGCCGACGGGCAGGTCACCGCGAAGGCCGTCGAGTACAACAAGCGGGTCGCCGCCGACGACAGCGTCGCGATCGGGTTCGTCTCCACCCGCAACGGCACCAACTCGGCGCCGCGGGCGTTCACGGTGAACGGGGCCAGGTGCTCGACCGTCGGCTGA
- a CDS encoding glycoside hydrolase family 2 TIM barrel-domain containing protein — translation MSAPSSSNRDHRSPLRAATDYVEDVAPGSGTLPPRAWYASSDAASLSLNGSWRFRLSPTADAEDDAFAGPGFDAGHWARISVPGHWVLQGHGAPAYTNHLYPFPVDPPRVPTENPTGDHLRLFDLPSDWPSDGGAVLRFDGVESCARVWLNGTDLGEFKGSRLPHEFAVGHLLRPEGNVLAVRVHQWSAGSYLEDQDQWWLPGIFRDVTLLHRPAGCALDFFVHASYDHTAGAGTLKVDSDVAGRVTVPALGIDVPTGASVTVPVEPWTAETPRLYDGVLATEGERVPLRIGFRTVVVEDGLIEVNGRAILFKGVNRHEWHPEQGRALDRETMREDVLLMKRHNINAVRTSHYPPHPAFLDLCDELGLWVIDECDLETHGFVEQSWRDNPVDDERWTPALLDRAARMVERDKNHPSVVVWSLGNEAGTGRGLTAMAEWIHGRDSSRLVHYEGDRDCRDTDMYSRMYAVHEEVDRIGRGLDGGPLKRRRLPFVLCEYGHAMGNGPGGLADYQRLFETHDRVQGGFVWEWIDHGVKDERHGFAYGGDFGEELHDGNFVCDGLLFPDRTPSPGLVEYKKVIEPVRFEARPPAPAEYGAGPGTVRIRNAHDFLDLTALAFEWSYQVDGETVASGGLPVPRAAPGESVEVKLPEPPGTRDGETQWTVRALLASDTAWAPKGHPVAWAQFPVSARPPLRVARGAAPARGDGRITLGPGSFDARTGALLSIGAVEVTGPPRLDVWRAPTDNDDGATWQSDVRYGLLWRTLGLQRMRHRLDSVETGEDALTVRTRVAPAGRELGLATVYRWTSDGERLRLTVSVGPQGEWTVPLPRLGIRFGLSGAADRVRWFGGGPGEAYPDTRSASRLGRWESTVDGLQTPYVRPQENGARADVRWAEIGGLRIEGDPEFWLSGRRWTNEHLDAARHLTDLIPGDTVWVNLDHAQHGIGSQSCGPGPLPRYFLWAAPAEFSFVFSETAERA, via the coding sequence ATGTCGGCACCGAGCAGCAGCAACCGGGACCACCGATCACCTCTGAGGGCCGCCACCGACTATGTCGAGGATGTCGCACCGGGCAGCGGAACCCTGCCGCCGCGTGCCTGGTACGCCTCCTCGGACGCCGCCTCCCTCTCCCTGAACGGCAGTTGGCGCTTCCGGCTGTCCCCGACGGCCGACGCCGAGGACGACGCGTTCGCCGGGCCCGGATTCGACGCGGGGCACTGGGCGCGGATCTCGGTGCCCGGTCACTGGGTGCTCCAGGGCCATGGAGCCCCCGCCTACACCAACCACCTCTACCCGTTCCCCGTCGACCCGCCGCGGGTGCCGACCGAGAACCCGACCGGTGACCATCTGCGCCTCTTCGACCTGCCCTCCGACTGGCCCTCGGACGGCGGGGCGGTGCTGCGCTTCGACGGGGTCGAGTCCTGCGCCCGGGTCTGGCTGAACGGCACCGACCTCGGCGAGTTCAAGGGCTCCCGGCTGCCGCACGAGTTCGCGGTGGGGCATCTGCTCAGGCCCGAGGGCAATGTGCTCGCGGTCCGGGTCCACCAGTGGTCGGCGGGCTCGTATCTGGAGGACCAGGACCAGTGGTGGCTGCCGGGCATCTTCCGGGACGTCACCCTGCTGCACCGCCCGGCGGGCTGCGCCCTCGACTTCTTCGTGCACGCCTCCTACGACCACACCGCCGGCGCGGGCACGCTGAAGGTCGACTCGGACGTGGCCGGCCGGGTCACCGTGCCCGCCCTGGGCATCGACGTCCCCACCGGTGCATCCGTGACCGTCCCCGTCGAGCCGTGGACCGCGGAGACCCCACGGCTGTACGACGGCGTCCTGGCCACCGAGGGCGAACGCGTGCCGCTGCGCATCGGCTTCCGCACGGTGGTGGTCGAGGACGGCCTGATCGAGGTCAACGGCAGGGCGATCCTCTTCAAGGGCGTCAACCGGCACGAGTGGCACCCGGAGCAGGGCCGCGCCCTGGACCGGGAGACCATGCGCGAGGACGTGCTGCTGATGAAGCGGCACAACATCAACGCCGTGCGCACCTCGCACTATCCGCCGCACCCGGCCTTCCTCGACCTCTGCGACGAACTCGGGCTCTGGGTGATCGACGAGTGCGATCTGGAGACCCATGGTTTCGTGGAGCAGTCCTGGCGCGACAACCCGGTGGACGACGAGCGCTGGACCCCGGCCCTCCTCGACCGCGCCGCCCGGATGGTCGAACGCGACAAGAACCACCCCTCGGTGGTCGTCTGGTCGCTGGGCAACGAAGCGGGCACCGGCCGCGGACTGACCGCGATGGCCGAGTGGATCCACGGCCGGGACAGCTCGCGCCTGGTGCACTACGAGGGCGACCGCGACTGCCGGGACACGGACATGTACTCGCGGATGTACGCCGTCCACGAGGAGGTCGACCGGATCGGCCGCGGTCTGGACGGCGGCCCCCTCAAGCGCCGCCGACTGCCCTTCGTCCTCTGCGAGTACGGGCACGCCATGGGCAACGGCCCCGGCGGCCTCGCCGACTACCAGCGGCTCTTCGAGACCCATGACCGCGTCCAGGGCGGCTTCGTCTGGGAGTGGATCGACCACGGCGTCAAGGACGAGCGCCATGGCTTCGCCTACGGCGGCGACTTCGGCGAGGAACTGCACGACGGGAACTTCGTCTGCGACGGACTGCTGTTCCCGGACCGCACCCCGTCCCCCGGTCTGGTCGAGTACAAGAAGGTGATCGAGCCGGTCCGCTTCGAGGCCCGGCCCCCGGCTCCTGCGGAGTACGGGGCGGGCCCCGGGACCGTGCGGATCCGCAACGCCCATGACTTCCTGGACCTCACGGCGCTCGCCTTCGAGTGGTCCTACCAGGTCGACGGCGAGACGGTCGCATCGGGCGGCCTGCCCGTGCCCAGGGCGGCACCGGGCGAGTCGGTGGAGGTGAAACTGCCCGAACCGCCCGGCACCCGGGACGGTGAGACCCAGTGGACGGTCCGTGCGCTGCTGGCGTCCGACACCGCCTGGGCGCCGAAGGGGCATCCGGTGGCCTGGGCCCAGTTCCCCGTCTCCGCCCGCCCGCCGCTCCGGGTCGCCCGGGGCGCGGCGCCCGCCCGCGGGGACGGCCGGATCACCCTCGGCCCGGGCTCCTTCGACGCCCGTACGGGGGCGCTGCTGAGCATCGGCGCGGTGGAGGTGACCGGGCCACCCCGCCTGGACGTGTGGCGGGCGCCCACCGACAACGACGACGGCGCCACCTGGCAGTCGGACGTCCGCTACGGCCTGCTGTGGCGCACCCTCGGTCTGCAGCGCATGCGCCACCGCCTGGACTCCGTGGAGACCGGCGAGGACGCCCTGACCGTACGGACCAGGGTGGCGCCCGCCGGCCGGGAGCTGGGCCTCGCCACCGTCTACCGCTGGACCTCCGACGGCGAACGGCTGCGGCTGACCGTGTCCGTCGGTCCGCAGGGCGAGTGGACGGTGCCGCTGCCACGGCTCGGGATCCGGTTCGGGCTGTCCGGCGCGGCGGACCGGGTGCGCTGGTTCGGCGGCGGCCCCGGCGAGGCGTACCCGGACACCAGGTCGGCGTCCCGGCTGGGGCGTTGGGAGTCCACGGTGGACGGCCTCCAGACGCCCTACGTCCGCCCGCAGGAGAACGGCGCCCGTGCCGACGTCCGTTGGGCGGAGATCGGCGGGCTGCGGATCGAGGGCGACCCGGAGTTCTGGCTGAGCGGCCGGCGCTGGACCAACGAGCACCTGGACGCCGCCCGCCATCTGACGGACCTCATCCCCGGTGACACGGTGTGGGTCAATCTCGACCACGCCCAGCACGGCATCGGCTCGCAGTCCTGCGGCCCGGGCCCGCTGCCGCGGTACTTCCTGTGGGCCGCGCCCGCGGAGTTCTCGTTCGTCTTCTCGGAGACCGCCGAACGCGCCTGA
- the mmuM gene encoding homocysteine S-methyltransferase — translation MTSAAAPSFAGALSAGTLVLDGGMSNQLESAGHDLSDELWSARLLAERPEAITEAHLGYFLAGADVAITASYQATFESFARRGIDRERAAGLLALSVGLAREAARRARTGGVVGRPLWVAASVGPYGAMLADGSEYRGRYGLTVAELEAFHRPRLEVLAAAGPDVLALETVPDTEEAAALLRAVRGLGVPAWLSYSVSGDRTRAGQPLEEAFALAADAEEVIAVGVNCCAPEDVDAAIATAARVTGKPVVVYPNSGEAWDAGARTWDGRGTFTADRVTGWYAAGARLVGGCCRVGPEAVTAVARALRPPSATAR, via the coding sequence ATGACCAGCGCTGCCGCCCCCTCCTTCGCCGGGGCCCTCTCCGCCGGGACGCTCGTGCTCGACGGCGGTATGTCGAATCAGCTCGAGTCGGCCGGACACGACCTGAGTGACGAACTGTGGTCGGCGCGGCTGCTCGCGGAGCGGCCGGAGGCGATCACCGAGGCACATCTCGGGTACTTCCTGGCGGGCGCGGATGTGGCGATCACCGCCAGTTACCAGGCGACGTTCGAGAGCTTCGCGCGGCGCGGCATCGACCGGGAGCGGGCCGCCGGGCTGCTCGCCCTGAGCGTCGGCCTGGCCCGTGAGGCGGCCCGGCGGGCGCGCACCGGGGGTGTCGTCGGACGGCCGTTGTGGGTGGCGGCGTCCGTGGGCCCGTACGGGGCGATGCTCGCGGACGGCTCCGAGTACCGGGGCCGCTACGGCCTCACGGTCGCCGAGCTGGAGGCCTTCCACCGGCCGCGCCTGGAGGTGCTGGCCGCGGCGGGCCCCGATGTGCTGGCCCTGGAGACGGTCCCCGACACGGAGGAGGCGGCGGCCCTGCTGCGGGCGGTGCGCGGGCTCGGCGTCCCGGCCTGGCTGTCGTACAGCGTCTCCGGCGACCGTACGCGCGCCGGGCAGCCGCTGGAGGAGGCGTTCGCCCTGGCCGCCGACGCGGAGGAGGTGATCGCGGTGGGCGTGAACTGCTGCGCCCCCGAGGACGTGGACGCCGCGATCGCGACGGCGGCCCGGGTGACGGGCAAGCCGGTGGTGGTCTACCCGAACAGCGGTGAGGCCTGGGACGCCGGGGCCCGCACCTGGGACGGCCGCGGCACCTTCACCGCCGACCGGGTCACCGGCTGGTACGCGGCCGGGGCACGGCTGGTCGGGGGCTGCTGCCGGGTGGGCCCGGAGGCCGTCACCGCCGTCGCCCGGGCACTGCGCCCACCGTCGGCCACCGCCCGCTGA
- a CDS encoding TetR-like C-terminal domain-containing protein, translating into MVRAGLSAERVVAAAAELADEVGFENVTVSALARRFGVKDASLYSHIKNLQDLRTRLALHAGAELIEQIAAAVAGRAGKDALAAFAGAYRTYACRHPGRYAATQIRVDQSLVADSPALRRTAEITYGMLRAYGLEEPDLTDAVRLLRSTFHGYCTIESMGGFGAPRDVEASWDKAVEALHGALEHWPREKKKDDG; encoded by the coding sequence ATGGTCCGTGCGGGGCTCTCCGCGGAACGCGTCGTCGCTGCCGCCGCCGAGCTCGCGGACGAGGTCGGCTTCGAGAACGTCACGGTGTCGGCGCTGGCGCGGCGGTTCGGGGTGAAGGACGCGAGCCTGTACTCGCACATCAAGAACCTCCAGGACCTCCGCACCCGGCTCGCCCTCCACGCCGGCGCCGAGCTGATCGAGCAGATCGCCGCGGCCGTCGCCGGACGGGCGGGCAAGGACGCGCTGGCCGCCTTCGCGGGGGCCTACCGGACGTACGCGTGCCGGCATCCCGGCCGGTACGCGGCCACCCAGATCCGTGTCGACCAGTCCCTGGTGGCCGACTCCCCCGCCCTGCGCCGCACCGCCGAGATCACCTACGGCATGCTCCGCGCCTACGGTCTGGAGGAGCCCGACCTCACCGATGCCGTACGCCTGCTGCGCAGCACCTTCCACGGCTACTGCACCATCGAGTCCATGGGCGGCTTCGGCGCGCCCCGCGATGTCGAGGCGTCCTGGGACAAGGCGGTCGAGGCCCTGCACGGGGCACTGGAGCACTGGCCCCGCGAGAAGAAGAAGGACGACGGCTGA